Below is a window of Salvelinus alpinus chromosome 5, SLU_Salpinus.1, whole genome shotgun sequence DNA.
ccaaatggagggtgagagagagagctttgtatgcgtttctgtgtgtggagtaaaggtggtccagagttttcttccctctggttgcacatttaacatgctgatagaaatttggtaaaacggatttaagtttccctgcattaaagtcattgactactaggagcgccgcctctgggtgagcgttttctcttagtgccagcatcggacTGGGTGGTAAGTATAAACAGCTAtggaaaatacagatgaaaactctctaggtaggtgGTGTGGTCTAGAgtttatcataagatactctacctcaagcgagcaatagctcgagacttctttagatatcgtgcaccagctgttatttgcaaaaatacatagtctgctgcccttgtcttaccagacgccgctgttctatcctgccgacaCAGCgtgtaaccagccagctgtatgttgatagggtcgtcattcagccacatctttgtgaagcataagatattacagattTGAATGTCCCgtttggtagtttaatcttcccagtaggtcatctattttattctccaaagattgcacgtttgctagcagaatggaaggaagttgGGGTTTATCTGATCGCCTATGAATTCTCAGGAGGCAGCCCGCCTCCTGTGGAGCTGTTATAGAACATCAAAAAGTAAGGATTACTGTAGACACCTTAAATATTGGTGACAGCATCTCGTTTACAAGCTAAGGTGTTTGCGTTGCATCTCGTTTACAAGCTAAGGTGTTTGCTTTGCATCTCGTTTACAAGCTAAGGTGTTTGCGTTGCATCTCGTTTACAAGCTAAGGTGTTTGCGTTGCATCTCGTTTACAAGCTAAGGTGTTTGCGTTGCATCTCGTTTACAAGCTAAGGTGTTTGCGTTGCATCTCGTTTACAAGCTAAGGTGTTTGCGTTGCATCTCGTTTACAAGCTAAGGTGTTTGCGTTGCATCTCGTTTACAAGCTAAGGTGTTTGCGTTGCCTAATTAACGGTAAATAAGTCAATTGTTTTGCCCCAAAATTGGCCAAGATGATTAGCTAGCAGGCTAAAATGGTTTACAGTCAGTCACTTCTACACTGTTTTGCCAGTTAGAGTAGTGATGTCGTGTCAATAACAGTCTCCAGTTGACCATTGTGATGCGCATCCATGCTTATCTACTTTCCATGCGTATTCCTCAGCTCTCAACATTGTCTCCACTGAGAAAAACTTATCCAGGGGCTCAGTACAGCACTGACTGTGGCAACCGATCCCCCAGTCATTGTAGGTACAACACAGTCTGACAGACGAACCGATCCCCCAGACACTGCAGGTACAACACAGTCTGACAGACGAACCGATCCCCCAGACACTGTAGGTACAACACAGTCTGACAGACGAACCGATCCCCCAGACACTGCAGGTACAACACAGTCTGACAGACGAACCGATCCCCCAGACACTGTAGGTACAACACAGTCTGACAGACGAACCGATCCCCCAGACACTGCAGGTACAACACAGTCTGACAGACGAACCGATCCCCCAGACACTGTAGGTACAACACAGTCTGACAGACGAACCGATCCCCCGGACACTGCAGGTACAACACAGTCTGACAGACGAACCGATCCCCCAGACACTGCAGGTACAACACAGTCTGACAGACGAACCGATCCCCCAGACACTGTAGGTACAACACAGTCTGACAGACGAACCGATCCCCCAGACACTGCAGGTACAACACAGTCTGACAGACGAACCGATCCCCCAGACACTGCAGGTGCAACACAGTCTGACAGACGAACCGATCCCCCAGACACTGTAGGTACAACACAGTCTGACAGACGAACCGATCCCTCAGACACTGCAGGTACAACACAGTCTGACAGACGAACCGATCCCCCAGACACTGCAGGTACAACACAGTCTGACAGACGAACCGATCCCCCGGACACTGCAGGTACAACACAGTCTGACAGACGAACCGATCCCCCAGACACTGCAGGTACAACACAGTCTGACAGACGAACCGATCCCCCAGACACTGTAGGTACAACACAGTCTGACAGACGAACCGATCCCCCGGACACTGCAGGTACAACACAGTCTGACAGACGAACCGATCCCCCAGACACTGCAGGTACAACACAGTCTGACAGACGAACCGATCCCCCAGACACTGTAGGTACAACACAGTCTGACAGACGAACCGATCCCCCAGACACTGCAGGTACAACGCAGTCTGACAGACGAACCGATCCCCCAGACACTGCAGGTGCAACACAGTCTGACAGACGAACCGATCCCCCAGACACTGCAGGTACAACACAGTCTGACAGACAACTGCACTTTTAGCCCGAGTCTATTCGCCTGATTACCATATAGAGTTCATTTGGTCctttctccctctgttcttcCAATCGTTGTGTTAATGAGTCTTTAACACTGTGTCAATAAGAAGTGTGCCCCTGTGTGTTCGGCCGAGCATGTCTATTCCCCCCtcaattacagagagaaagagagaaggagagagtggggC
It encodes the following:
- the LOC139575367 gene encoding mucin-21-like, with translation MTEVSDLVYREEMAEIRALGDTSRDLPLLVAWVLACRRLDDRPVDAIGDTRKRRDGTQGAPGTTQSDRRTDPPDTAGTTQSDRRTDPPDTVGTTQSDRRTDPPDTAGTTQSDRRTDPPDTAGTTQSDRRTDPPDTVGTTQSDRRTDPPDTAGTTQSDRRTDPPDTAGATQSDRRTDPPDTVGTTQSDRRTDPSDTAGTTQSDRRTDPPDTAGTTQSDRRTDPPDTAGTTQSDRRTDPPDTAGTTQSDRRTDPPDTVGTTQSDRRTDPPDTAGTTQSDRRTDPPDTAGTTQSDRRTDPPDTVGTTQSDRRTDPPDTAGTTQSDRRTDPPDTAGATQSDRRTDPPDTAGTTQSDRQLHF